Proteins encoded together in one Acidimicrobiia bacterium window:
- the ribB gene encoding 3,4-dihydroxy-2-butanone-4-phosphate synthase, whose amino-acid sequence MELNSIDDVIKRLSKGEIVIVVDDEDRENEGDFVMVAEYVSDKSVNFMITHGRGLVCMPMSNEEADRLDIQPMLTGDKVTVDTPFCIPIDHVQGTTGISAQDRALTVLSCTKEGTVSSDFHRPGHIFPLRAREGGVMTRRGHTEASVDFAKLAGSKAIGMLCEILKEDGSPARMDDLELLAVEHDLAFTSIELLAQYIENNSNNVDGLDIDLKELDSINELATAAIEA is encoded by the coding sequence ATGGAACTCAATTCAATCGACGACGTAATCAAAAGATTATCGAAAGGCGAGATCGTAATCGTAGTTGATGACGAAGACCGAGAGAACGAAGGTGACTTCGTAATGGTTGCTGAATACGTAAGCGATAAATCAGTAAACTTTATGATTACTCATGGTAGAGGCTTAGTTTGTATGCCTATGAGCAATGAAGAAGCAGATCGATTAGACATTCAACCTATGCTGACCGGCGATAAGGTAACTGTTGATACACCTTTTTGTATTCCTATAGACCATGTACAAGGAACCACTGGTATCTCAGCTCAAGACCGTGCATTAACTGTTCTTAGCTGTACTAAAGAAGGAACTGTCTCAAGTGACTTTCATCGCCCTGGCCATATTTTTCCTCTTCGCGCACGTGAAGGTGGCGTAATGACTCGTCGGGGACATACTGAAGCAAGCGTAGATTTTGCAAAACTTGCTGGGTCTAAAGCAATTGGTATGCTTTGTGAAATATTAAAAGAAGATGGCTCTCCTGCGCGTATGGATGATTTAGAGCTTTTAGCTGTTGAACATGATCTAGCTTTTACATCAATAGAATTGCTTGCACAGTATATTGAAAATAACTCAAATAATGTTGATGGATTAGATATTGACTTAAAAGAATTAGATTCAATAAACGAATTAGCAACTGCAGCTATAGAAGCATAA
- a CDS encoding serine/threonine protein kinase, with translation MTTSNFDAQNAQNSTQAHIANVFSSDVKILGTIGSSFISDVLKVEKDNSIFAIKLLNLGASQDPELVQRFLTNARYNQSLSEFTSIRIEEIVEGPRPFYVMSPVCESNLKEVIRMHAPLEVNWLLNLLIPVGKMLDTIHQRNIIHGNIKPSNILIKAETNQEMFLLSDYLEPSLSSTSATITGAGPYSAPEFRSGLPISNRSDIYSLAAVIYEAISGYLPHGPYTNDSGQFQVWRDNSPIRDLQLLNSSLSPTLSGLVIKALSTQAIERPNSCTAFIEEALQSQEAQTINIVAPKESAVEQYDKNNNPVPMLIIAAGVFLSIILLFGAFKLISSFFSSDTKAPPTTTSITQIRSSTPTSNSDPNEIRQVTDVDRDFMATLSQEQQNCTLGSNAKRWPLSASTLHCPYPNPVPTDGNPTDLWYGNFVNVDDLASSYEGTAQTLLTNLANAGGKKIDNTDGSLPCTKNPNETGIWDARATPGDANSPGGYGKFTCVSTPLPVIVWTDEEKKSIGEALFENKEMSALTLWWQTKSGPEKKGNI, from the coding sequence ATGACGACTAGTAATTTTGACGCGCAGAATGCGCAGAATTCTACACAAGCACACATTGCGAATGTGTTTAGTAGCGATGTCAAAATTCTTGGTACTATTGGAAGCTCATTTATAAGCGATGTTTTAAAAGTAGAAAAAGATAATTCTATATTTGCTATAAAACTATTAAACCTAGGAGCATCTCAAGATCCTGAACTAGTACAACGTTTTCTAACTAACGCACGTTATAATCAATCGTTAAGTGAGTTCACTTCTATACGCATTGAAGAGATAGTAGAAGGTCCTCGCCCATTCTATGTTATGTCGCCCGTATGTGAATCGAACTTAAAAGAAGTTATTAGAATGCATGCACCTCTCGAAGTTAATTGGTTGCTTAATTTGTTAATACCCGTTGGAAAAATGTTAGACACAATACATCAAAGAAATATAATTCACGGAAATATTAAACCATCAAATATTCTGATCAAAGCCGAAACTAATCAAGAAATGTTTCTACTTAGCGATTATTTAGAACCATCATTAAGCTCAACTTCAGCAACAATTACTGGGGCAGGACCATATAGTGCACCTGAATTTCGATCAGGTTTGCCTATATCAAATAGATCTGATATATATTCACTTGCAGCGGTTATATATGAAGCGATAAGTGGATATCTGCCGCATGGACCTTATACAAATGACTCCGGTCAATTCCAAGTATGGAGAGACAATTCACCAATTAGGGATTTACAACTTTTGAATTCAAGTTTATCTCCAACACTAAGCGGTTTAGTAATAAAAGCTTTGTCAACACAGGCAATCGAACGACCAAATTCTTGTACAGCTTTTATTGAAGAAGCATTGCAATCACAAGAAGCGCAAACAATAAATATTGTTGCTCCAAAAGAGAGTGCGGTCGAACAGTACGATAAAAATAACAATCCAGTACCAATGTTAATAATTGCTGCTGGCGTATTTCTTTCCATCATATTATTATTCGGGGCGTTCAAATTAATTTCATCATTTTTCTCATCTGATACAAAAGCACCGCCTACTACAACATCAATAACGCAAATAAGAAGCTCAACACCAACTTCGAATTCTGATCCAAATGAAATACGTCAAGTAACCGATGTTGATAGAGACTTTATGGCAACACTATCTCAAGAACAGCAAAACTGTACACTTGGATCGAATGCGAAACGATGGCCACTTTCAGCGTCTACTCTTCATTGCCCATATCCAAATCCAGTTCCAACTGATGGAAATCCTACTGATCTTTGGTATGGGAATTTTGTGAATGTAGATGACCTAGCATCTTCTTATGAAGGAACAGCACAAACATTGTTAACTAACTTAGCTAATGCAGGTGGAAAAAAGATAGACAATACTGATGGTAGTTTACCTTGTACGAAGAATCCAAATGAAACTGGAATTTGGGATGCTAGAGCAACACCTGGAGATGCAAATAGTCCTGGAGGATACGGCAAGTTTACATGTGTGTCAACACCACTACCTGTTATTGTTTGGACAGATGAAGAAAAGAAATCAATAGGTGAGGCTTTGTTCGAAAACAAAGAGATGAGTGCGCTTACTCTATGGTGGCAAACAAAATCAGGCCCTGAGAAAAAAGGCAATATTTAA
- a CDS encoding HAMP domain-containing protein — MKNDPIKEHLTELSQTVSHIVSNPLRPLSAFRSIKMKIGILVLGAVSTTVFVYWLGLRFGHAWPSISGAVAAIVALILTRFFAQGLTTPLREMSNVSKEIAKGNYDVEVKIDSLDEIGSLAQTFNKMANELKKTENLRREIIANASHELKTPLTALQAQLENLVDQVEEPSVDKMQILLNQTEHLSALVKDLLDLSKLESGVIPMDHTILKIELILKNVKQVTLQANRDAEISITENDVEIVGDYHRLLQVFTNIFANSIKHSGPSCKIDCSINNLSESIEINIDDNGPGISENKKDLVFERFYRVDSSRNSKDGGSGIGLAIAKQIITMHNGDISISNSPSGGTRVRIELLKNQDFINHNEVSESLQLGLTTSSKHNIFDSNQKNPPKEKTIWNSIQSTT, encoded by the coding sequence ATGAAAAATGACCCTATAAAAGAGCACCTAACAGAGTTGTCTCAAACTGTCAGCCACATTGTATCTAATCCACTACGACCCCTCAGTGCTTTTCGTTCAATAAAAATGAAAATCGGCATCTTGGTTTTAGGGGCAGTATCTACAACTGTTTTTGTCTATTGGTTAGGACTTAGATTTGGTCACGCATGGCCATCAATATCTGGAGCGGTTGCAGCTATTGTGGCATTAATTCTGACTAGGTTCTTTGCTCAAGGTTTAACCACACCGCTTCGTGAAATGTCAAATGTCTCTAAAGAAATCGCAAAAGGCAATTACGATGTTGAAGTAAAAATTGATTCATTAGATGAAATAGGTTCGCTCGCACAAACTTTTAATAAGATGGCAAATGAGCTGAAAAAAACAGAAAATCTTCGTAGAGAAATAATTGCTAATGCAAGCCATGAACTTAAGACACCTCTAACTGCTTTACAAGCTCAGTTAGAAAACTTGGTTGATCAAGTCGAGGAGCCTAGTGTTGATAAAATGCAGATACTGCTTAACCAAACTGAACATCTAAGTGCTCTGGTAAAAGATCTTCTGGACTTATCAAAATTAGAATCTGGTGTGATACCCATGGATCACACCATCCTAAAAATAGAATTAATTTTAAAAAATGTTAAACAGGTTACTTTACAAGCTAATAGAGATGCAGAAATTTCAATAACAGAAAATGATGTTGAAATAGTCGGTGACTATCACAGATTACTTCAAGTCTTTACAAATATTTTTGCAAATTCAATAAAGCATTCAGGACCTAGTTGTAAAATTGATTGCTCTATAAACAATCTAAGTGAATCAATAGAAATCAATATCGATGACAATGGACCTGGTATCAGTGAGAACAAAAAAGATCTAGTTTTTGAAAGATTCTATAGAGTTGATTCATCAAGAAATTCAAAGGATGGTGGTTCAGGCATTGGACTAGCAATAGCAAAGCAAATCATCACAATGCATAATGGAGATATTTCTATTTCGAATTCCCCTAGTGGTGGTACAAGAGTTAGAATAGAACTTCTAAAAAACCAAGATTTTATAAACCACAACGAAGTAAGTGAAAGCTTGCAGTTAGGTTTAACAACAAGCTCGAAACATAATATTTTTGATTCGAATCAAAAGAACCCACCCAAGGAGAAAACTATATGGAACTCAATTCAATCGACGACGTAA
- a CDS encoding response regulator transcription factor: protein MKRQILIVEDEFDIASALRARLQKEGFKVLLADNGPDGLDLATEEAFDLIILDVMLPGFNGIEFTNILRKNSKTPILMLSAKDEESDIIAGLKIGADDYVTKPFSIREVVARVENLLKRSEDNLPETQNKTLIDSDIQIGNIKIETKTRKVFIDKKYVYLTPNEFQLLYTLCSQPSIVLTRDTLCNVFDSKVEPRTIDSHIRSLRKKIGIDLIRTAHGIGYAFEPIINTPKAIQEFKRVS, encoded by the coding sequence ATGAAACGTCAAATATTGATAGTTGAGGATGAGTTTGATATCGCATCAGCTCTACGTGCTCGACTCCAAAAAGAGGGTTTCAAAGTATTATTAGCCGATAATGGGCCAGATGGACTTGACCTCGCTACAGAAGAAGCATTCGATTTGATAATACTTGATGTTATGCTACCTGGATTTAATGGTATCGAATTCACAAATATACTTAGAAAAAATTCTAAAACTCCAATATTGATGTTGAGTGCGAAAGATGAAGAGAGCGATATTATTGCTGGTCTTAAAATTGGGGCAGATGATTACGTAACAAAACCATTTTCAATTCGTGAAGTTGTTGCAAGAGTAGAAAATCTGTTGAAACGATCTGAAGATAACTTGCCAGAAACTCAAAATAAAACTCTCATTGATAGTGATATTCAAATAGGCAACATAAAAATTGAAACAAAAACTAGAAAAGTATTTATTGATAAAAAATATGTATATCTAACACCCAATGAATTTCAATTACTTTATACATTATGTTCTCAACCATCCATAGTGTTAACACGAGATACACTGTGCAATGTATTCGATAGTAAAGTTGAACCACGAACTATTGATAGCCATATACGAAGCTTGAGAAAAAAGATAGGTATCGATTTAATACGCACTGCTCATGGAATTGGATACGCATTTGAGCCTATTATTAATACACCAAAAGCAATCCAAGAATTTAAGAGGGTATCATGA